The window ccagacaaagaaaacaattacttgatatcaggaaatgaacaaagttgccgatatggtgcaatgatgatcgatttaacttacttctcgagcatttcagtcatgtccgcatactccttgggatattttcgtctcgagtctaagacggttactagtcccttctcaagcttaatctctaggagaatatagtgaaagctgcgcacgcatgcataactcatcaattacattactagctataacctggactaataagggaaaccgaatatgcacaagacagtaacactcacttgaagttgtaaggaaagagtattatatctttgttttcatttattaccaacgatcgtagcaagttggcctcggtctCTCTAGCCTTAaattcaaccgtatatgcatctatgagatttgtcttaatgaacccaatatcactgatttgtctttttcttcttcttccttcttcctagctagatatataaaacttttctgaaaatgtaacttttgcatatatataaaacttttctaaaaatatgcatatataaaactttttcttcttcttcttccttcttcctaaatatataaaacttttctaaaaatcaaactaacctaaaatgtactaaattagagaacatatatagataaaacttttttaaaaatctaacttttgcatatatgaacatatatacacagagaacatacatacatatatacatttttataaaaaaaaacaaatcatcatatatatgaacaaaaaatctgaaaaaagcatgacatataatcatatatacacacatacatatactcacacatatacatataatctggaaaaaaacatcatataaaTGTGGGAAAAAAACAGGGAGGAAGGAGGCGGCGCCGACCTGACCAAGGAGAGGTGCGGCATGGTCAGGGCAGGGGTAGAGGCACGACGTCGGGgtagagggcggcgacggcggcgtggtcggggcaggggcgacgacggCGTGGTCGATTGGGGTAGGGCGAgggcgcgcggcgtggtcggggcggggcgacggcggcgtggtcggggcgggccgacggcggcgtggtcggggcaggggcggcgacGTCGACGGGGctgagggcggcgacggcgtcgacgggcgagctcgggcagcctggcggcgtcgtcggggcggggcaACTGCAGAGATGAGTGTGAAAAACGcaaagtgttttcttatataccaagggcattggtaccggttcgtggcaccaaccggtaccatttccacctttagtcccggttggtgccaccaaccgggaccaaaggtctcttttcagtagcccaaagggcgggaagcggcggcctttggtcccggttggtggaaccaaccgggactaaaggggggcattggtaccggttggtgccacgaaccagtACCAACGcaaccctttagtctcggttggtgccaccaaccgggaccaaaggcgttgcacagcggcgtggtggtggtagtttagtcccacctcgctagttgagaggggcgcgcagtggtttataagccccactgtcgcacccctctcgagctcctctccattgcaggcttacagGCCTAATTGTGattgctatgcctgatgggcttactgggccttctgcgggcctgaatcctggcccattgatgggtttctagtcgtattcaggccgtggtggcccagtaagtggcaattttttttattttttcccagttattttgtttacttttttgttttatttattttgttttgtttctacttacaacaaaatactttttattttattttagtttcaataatactagaggtttcttataatgttttgaacagaaaatactttgataattttagtatCATAAATTtcatttatgttattaaagtttattttattttattttataagaatctatctgaagtaagaatttttttctttcagaaaaaagataagaacaagaggctcaccacggtggtgccggcgacgagatcggtccgggcgatcgacggcggtgaagacggggatgggacgtgacggaccgctaaacctggacaaatctcggggaaaatgaagctcggaggtcgagtttcgagaggagaaagattaactagtgtggctcagacatttcatcgaacacctcatgtgcataggaggtgagctagagcacccaaatgccctcccctcgctggccagaaaaaacagagcactgtggagtgctctgctgtggcgatggggtatatatagacagctcatttgtcccggttcgtggctgaaaccgggactaaagcccagcCATCTGTCTCGGTTCaagccaagaaccgggaccaatggttgtggccCAGGAGCGAtacccattggtcccggttcgtgcctagaaccgggacaaatgggtccacacgaaccgggaccaatgcccacgaggccccggccggccccctgggctcacgaaccgggtcgaatgcccccatgggtcccggttcgtggccgaaccgggactaatgagctggccaggcccgaacgaaagccctgttttctactagtggcttgtagtcgtcgctaggtggtctacgggtCTGAATGTAATTTTTACTTCAGGTGTTCTTTGTACTATCTTGACAGATGATGAATAGATCGGAAATTTTTCTCCGCAAAAAAAAAGAAGGCCTACTAAAAATCGTACTAATAATAAAATATATTATGAAATATGAAAAAATTGGTAATGGAATGGAATGTGATGCAACGCAATTAAATGATTATATGTGATTCTGTGATAGATTATTTGCTGTGAATTTTGATTGCATGGCAACCTTTTGTAAACTGCTTGCCGTGAGTAATATGTACAGGTGGGGACGCCCCTGATTacattcaaaataaataaattaacACCCCGGCCAAGCCCCTGACTACATTCGTATGTATATGCGTCTTCATGTGAAGCTCCATCTGAAGTATTATACTGCTCTGAGTGAATGCTTCATTATGTATCGATGTCATAAAATATAACCTTGCGACGTTCCACACATCTTGAAGGTATATTTGTCTTGCTGAGCACTAACATACTATATACACTACATCCAGTAGTACAATTGTTGGATTTAAATACGCATGTGGCGACCACTGCATTTGATTCCATATTCTCTCCCACCCGATTATTGAACACGCATCCCAGTACTGCACATAGTGCTCGCAGTACAGCAACCTTATGTTATGATATGCAATCTCCTCTCGCCAACAACCATCCCCTTTTGCAAGCATATCACATCCCACATATAATATACAGCAAAATCCTGCAGCTAAAGACGACGACATTCCTCTAACCATGTGCATCGATCCGTAACATATATTTCATGTACTATAGTATCATTTCCATGACCACTCAACAGACCGGTTAGCTTATTAGCTAGATAGCTCGCTCGCGGACAACCCTTCAGTACACTTGTAGCTGTTAGACTCACTGACCAGACTTGTCCATGGGAGCGCAACCAGCTCACGGGCAAGACAAACACAGTTGAGCTAGTGCATCATGCAGTCCTGTGCAATTGAAACTTGCATCGATCCAGGGATGGTTCCAAGCTTGAGTTGCTTTCTTTTTGTTCTTAATGGTTCTAGCAGCTTTTGGGGCTATACCCCTCCTTTAATTTGGTTTAGAACTTTAGATAGTTTTTCCCACCCTTCTTATATGTGCATACGTTTCATAAATTTTGCAAGGAAAAAATAATACACAGTAGCTAGAGTAGAGTCCTACTGTTCGGATAAAAACTCATCCGGGGCAGATTACACACTTTGAGCTATCCGAAGCTCTGCAGCTGCCTATCCAGGGATGTGTAAGTCAGATGCACCAGTTCATATACACAAGCTAACAAGGCAGTAGTACGTAATTTCGCAAAAAAAGGGCAGTAGTACGTAGTAGATGCACTTGCACCATTGCAGAAAGCTTCCATGGCCCCTTACACCCTCTGGCCCTGGCCTGATGGGGCAAGCAGCCAGCTGCTCAATGCCAAGCAGATGCTCATAAATTCCCCTGTAAATGTCTCCGTTGACATCCAGCTAGCTACCTGACTCCCCCGAGTATATATTGCTCAGAGCACGGTGCGCTATACTGGTGGTAACTGGACGTGACCGGTCTCTTCACGTAGCTAACTGCTCTGCAGTTAGTTCATTGCGAGACTATGACTTCTCTTGCATAGAAGTTAAGTCACCGGATGGGCTTCTGGCGCCTTTATTCAAAGGCAGTGCAGTCCAAGGATGGGAACAAATCGAGCATAGATTATGAGAGTGATCATTCAGGCCAGTACAATGGAGAGAACGATTACAAGAGTGCCTCTGGGTATGTTACGGTTGGGAGAGGTATTAGGAAGGAAACAAAGAGTTGCATGGAGAACTGAGAAGGGAATATGTGTGCTGTGGAGAATGGAATCCAACTATAGTATAGTAGTCATGCCTGCGCTCCTGCTAGCTGCTAGCTAGCTGCAGGCAATATCAGTGCAAGCTGCAGTGGCAATGGTGTATCCTAGAGGGTGTTCTGCTGGCATCACATGCACGCGCATGTGGTTTAATTTTTAGTTCCACTGCTGGAATGTGTCAGTGCATGGCAGCTTAATTTGTGGGCAGCGAGGGGAAGATGACATCTTCCTCGTCACTTCCCATGCAGTCGAGTCAGTTTGTGTCTACTCCATTGTGATCCTCCCTAATTATATCTgactctctcgttgctagtacaaGCTGATCACGATGACATGCaatgacacacacacacacacgcacagaAACACACAACGAATGCGCCATATGCATGTGAACTAACTCATCCAACAATCAGGCTAATTAAGCCATTTGAGGACCAACACTACGAAGTTCTTTACACGTTTACTCTTTGCCACTTTACCACAACGCATCTTAGTTAAGACAAAGGCTTCAGTGTACATATGCTTACAGATTAATTCGTTTTACACGACAGATTCTCTATTTGCTATATGGAATTCCATTAGTACACTATATATAGGTACTAATGAAAAATGAATTACATGTTTTGTCCTATCCATATATACACCGATTCTAAAGCATGCATGAGGGAGTAATTAGTTGTGAGCTTAGTTCAACAGTCATTTATTGAAATTTTCTCTCTCGATAAAGGGCATTTTTATTGACTCGTAACATAGCATCAAGGGGATATAAACAGCATGATCAAGTACATACACAGCCTCTGCATGATTAGGCGGATGCACACATTCAACACCAACACTCACACACAAAGGATCATGTTGGCATAAAGCAAAATCATACAAGACCAAAGCTATGCCTAGGCGAAAGAAAAatacaaagaaaaaaaaaagagcaaCGATGATCCATGCCAAGCAGCTGCTGACCCAACGAAGATGATTACAAGAGTCGGAAACATTTTTGCCATTTACGCAGGGGATTGCATGCAAGTGCAACCTCTAGTAGTGCGGGGTTTTTGCAAAATGCTTGAACATAAATGCAGTCCGATGAAACAACTAGGTGAACAAATATAAGCCATACACAGGAAAAATGACATTGAATTTCACACATGTATGCAAGTAAGCTCTTGATTTTGAGTTCAACCTCCTGTTACAAAATATGACAAATCAGTTGAGATGATGCTTCCTCTAGAGTACACCTTTAGACATTTGCAAAGAGAATTGACTTGCCCAAATCAATTAAATCGACCAAAATAGGATTAAAAATGTAAAATAACAAGCCAACGTTTCTaaaaagcaagaaaaataaataacTAAATACAAGCACTTGTACAATGTTGTAGAAATAAACAGGCAGATGGAATCACGGGCTCTAGTATAGTTTTGGATGGTCTCAAAGCCTAAGCTCAAGATCTAGTTCCTCGGCCGGGGTGCTAGGACAAAGCTTAAGTACCTTCACACGACGATTATCATCGTCGCCATCATCACGAGGATCATCACGTTGCAGATGCTCACTAGAGGAAGAAGACAGAACGAACTCGGTAGCCTCCAGATCAATCCTCCTCCTCTTGCGACATAGATGAACAATCTTTTCATCGTCTTCTTTATCATCATCCTCAAAGGCACTTCTTGTTCGGCGGCCCAAAAGGCTCAGCTTCAGCTCGCCAGCCCCAGCACGCAGTTCTTGCTCTGAACGTACCTCGGCGTCGCGAAGAAACACATCCTTCTCACCATGTTCTTGGGTGTCTGATGGGGACGCGAGAGGGGCGGCCAAGACTTGTTTGCCCCAAATGGTTCTTGCAGTTGCAGCGTCCACCAACGACTTCCCTGGATCCGAAAGAAAGCTGCGTACTGGATTAGGGTTAGCTTCTGTGCTTGGAGCACTAGGTCTTGGAGGAGGGCATGGCAGCGGCTGGATCATGTAGCCTTGATGAAGAGGCATGCCATGGACGTCGACGCCGCCCCCATCCTCCACCATCCCGGAGAGCTTGAGCCGGGCCCGGTCCCTCCGGTGCACGTTCATGTGCCCACCGAGGGCCTGCGCCGACCGGAACTCTCGGCCGCAGAAGCTGCACGAGTAGGATCTCGGCGGCCAGATGCAGCCCCCGAGGCTCCCCGCGGAGTCCTGGGCGAACGCGCGCTCCTCCCACGACTCGTAGTAGGTGGCCGAGGAggtgccgccgccgctgccgacgGCGATGTGCGGCGTGCTGAAGACGGCAGGCGCCTTCTGATCACCCTGCTTTCTCCTGGTTATCATCCAGTACTTTGCTGGATCCATGAGATGACGCTCCTAGCTACTAGCTACGATTCCTCTTGACTACTACAAAGTGCTCTGGGATGTCAAGACCATGGGAGGTGCTTGATGGCGGAGAGGTGGGTGGTCGGAGTCCAAGATGAAGCAGGACAAGAGTACATATCAAATCTACAGGTGTGAGAGGAAGCCGGAGGGAAGGGAGAAGCTGCAAGGGTTGCTTGATTTGCTTGCCTTTACGGATGCAAGCAACCTGACTCACCTTTCGTTGTCTGTAGTACCCTAGTGGGTCCTGGCCCTATCTTTTCTTCACACATCCAGTTTGTCACAGGAAGTGTGACTGTTTCTGAAACGAAAAGTGGCATCTTATTCAAATCCCAGATCAGTGTTAATTTGGTAGCTAGTGCAACTAGTTACAAGGTTTAACGATATTTAACCTGAGTGCTGCACGGCAACGAAAGGGGTGGTATCCGTCTCTATCTAGTCTTTGATGGCGATACTTGACTGGGTGTCAATAATTGCGTGTAAAGCTTATTTCAGCTAATTACGGTCACTGCCACATACTGTTATAAACAGCTTCATCCAGTCCAGCACCAGGGGTTCGATACCCCGGGAGTTGGTGGTCGATACCGTGTTGGGTGGGAGCGATGAAGCTCGAAATCATGAAAGACGGATCCATGATCCAAGACTAGGGGTTCGTTACCCTGGAAGTCCGAAATGTCAAAATGCCCATGTTGGGCGGGACGAATGATGCTCAGAATCATGAAGGTTAGATCCATGATCCATGACTAGGGATTTGATACTCTCGAAGTCGGAAAGGTCGAAATGCCCATGTTAGATGGGACGGCTGATGCTCGGATCAAATCCATGATCCAAAACTAAGGATTCAAGATCCCTGATGTTGGTTCGGTTGGATGACCAAGTTGGTCCGCTCGGATGTTCTGTGAAATGAGAAATAGTCGGATCCATGTGCCAAGACCAGGGGTTCGATACCAGAAGTTGAAAAGGTCGAAATGACATGTTGGATGTGACGGATGATTCTCACAATTATGGAAGTCCAGATCCATGATCCAAGAATAGGGGCTCAACCCTCCAAATTCCCATGTTGATTGGGAGGGATGATCCTCGAAATCATGAAGGTCAGATCAATGATCCAATACTAGGGGTTCGAGACACCCAAAATTGGTTCGGTTCGATGATCAAGTTGTCCCAATCGGATGTTTGATGATTTGATAGTCATATCCACGCTCTATGGCTAGGGCTCGAGGCCCCAGAGGTTGGTTCAGTGGGACGCATGAGTTTGTCCAATCGGTTGTGCTAGAAATGATAAAAGCAGGATCTATGACCCATGACTTAGGGAATGATACCCAGAAGTTGGGACGACTGGTAACCATAAAATGGAGAGGTCGGTTATCTCAAAATGTTCCAGAGGAGCGCGGCAAAatcataaactggatgcactgcCCAAGAAAGAAGAGATGAAGGGCCCGACATCTTACGTCACCCTCGACCAGGCGGATGGTTTGAGAGTCCTGGCCAAAATAGAAGCCTATAGAGGTGTGATCCTCGATCTAGGTGTTGAGACCGCAACAAGAACATGACCCCTTCACACCAACATGATGAAGATGATGAAATTCAAAGGAGCGACatgatacgtctcaaacgtatctataacttttgctAAATTTATGCTACTTTTATATCGTAAGTGCATAGCTTTGGCACCAATTAATTCAGTGCCCAGAGCCATTTATTGTTTTCGGGGACAAAACAATTCAACAAAAATACTGCTACTTGTGAACTACGTTGGGATTTCTCCGAAGAGGATAGGATGATgtagtacagtagagataagtatttccctcagttaagaaccaaggttatcaatacagtcactactaggaaaagggctatagatgaaatggccactaatggcgcaccagacaggTAGTGCGCCagtactatatagcagtggcgcaccatgtgctggtgcgccactagtaacaattttttttattaatttttcaaacatactaatggcgcgccagggcacagtgcgccattactagttctaactagtaatggcgcaccagcctcatagtgcgccactactatatatattttttgcaaaactactaatggcgcactagtgtATAGTGCGCCagtactagtttaaactagtaatggcgcactgtgccctggtgcgccattagtgtatatttttTTTTGGGAAACTACTAATGgagcaccaccagcaggtgcgccattagtaaccagggttactaatggcgcatttgtaggtggtgcgccattagtaacctgggaccagctagatattttggacagccacacctacccactcactttccccacttcattctctccacctcctcctccaagcttgtctcggctgcctcctcctcacctcatttgcaccataaattcatccaaattaagtggttaaattaccttttttgataggtaagtaagggggaagctatctttatgttgttctccctccaacaacgtgcacatgcactttttatggcctagttagatctatgtatgtttgtggtgttgcatatgtttgtggtgttgcatatatgtttgtgtttgcaggtaccggtatttgaaatgcgatagttgccaatattttgccggaatgttgattcatttccgtttgggcgagaattttggcactatgcattctttttggtcc is drawn from Aegilops tauschii subsp. strangulata cultivar AL8/78 chromosome 1, Aet v6.0, whole genome shotgun sequence and contains these coding sequences:
- the LOC109787040 gene encoding uncharacterized protein, giving the protein MDPAKYWMITRRKQGDQKAPAVFSTPHIAVGSGGGTSSATYYESWEERAFAQDSAGSLGGCIWPPRSYSCSFCGREFRSAQALGGHMNVHRRDRARLKLSGMVEDGGGVDVHGMPLHQGYMIQPLPCPPPRPSAPSTEANPNPVRSFLSDPGKSLVDAATARTIWGKQVLAAPLASPSDTQEHGEKDVFLRDAEVRSEQELRAGAGELKLSLLGRRTRSAFEDDDKEDDEKIVHLCRKRRRIDLEATEFVLSSSSSEHLQRDDPRDDGDDDNRRVKVLKLCPSTPAEELDLELRL